Proteins from a single region of Cytophagaceae bacterium:
- the rplD gene encoding 50S ribosomal protein L4: MKIKVLNKEGKETGKSVELSDEVFGIEPNQHVVWLDVKHYLANQRQGTHKSKERAEVSRSTKKLLRQKGSGGARHGSAKAPTYVGGGRVFGPRPRDYDFKLNKKVKVLARKSVLSARLAENNLIVVEDFGLDTPKTKAYISFLNALNLAGKKTLFVVNGGENNLYLSSRNIPKTKVLDKDSVNTYELINTDVILLAESTVSHLESILKD, translated from the coding sequence ATGAAAATTAAAGTTTTAAACAAAGAAGGCAAAGAAACCGGAAAATCAGTCGAACTAAGCGATGAGGTTTTCGGAATCGAGCCTAACCAACATGTAGTTTGGCTTGATGTTAAGCATTATCTTGCCAATCAACGTCAAGGTACTCACAAATCGAAAGAAAGAGCAGAGGTATCTCGCTCAACTAAAAAACTTCTTCGTCAGAAAGGTTCAGGTGGTGCAAGACATGGTTCAGCTAAAGCCCCAACTTATGTAGGTGGTGGTAGAGTATTTGGCCCTCGTCCTCGCGACTATGACTTCAAACTAAACAAAAAAGTTAAAGTTCTTGCCCGTAAATCAGTTCTTTCAGCTCGTTTGGCCGAAAACAATCTGATTGTTGTTGAAGACTTCGGTCTGGATACACCAAAAACAAAAGCTTACATTTCTTTTTTGAATGCTTTGAATCTTGCAGGAAAGAAAACTTTGTTTGTAGTAAACGGAGGAGAAAATAACCTCTATCTTTCAAGTCGTAATATTCCTAAAACCAAAGTTTTAGATAAAGATTCTGTGAATACTTACGAACTTATCAATACCGATGTGATTTTGCTGGCCGAGAGTACAGTTTCTCATCTTGAATCAATTCTTAAAGATTAA
- the rpsE gene encoding 30S ribosomal protein S5 — protein sequence MKAIKVNESELKEKVVAINRVAKVVKGGRRFSFSAIVVLGDGQGAVGQGLGKANEVTDAISKAIEDARKNLVNVPIINGTVPHDMIGKYSGGFVYVKPAAPGTGVIAGGAMRAVLEAAGVHNVLAKSKGSSNPHNVVKATIDALVKMRAPHEIAMQRGIKLNKVFNG from the coding sequence ATGAAAGCAATTAAAGTAAACGAATCAGAACTTAAAGAAAAAGTTGTAGCAATAAACCGTGTTGCCAAAGTAGTAAAAGGTGGTAGAAGATTTAGTTTTTCGGCTATCGTTGTACTTGGTGATGGACAAGGTGCTGTAGGTCAAGGTCTTGGAAAAGCAAATGAGGTAACAGATGCTATTTCAAAAGCCATTGAGGATGCTCGTAAAAATCTTGTGAATGTTCCTATTATCAACGGTACAGTGCCTCATGATATGATTGGAAAATATTCAGGTGGATTTGTATACGTGAAGCCTGCTGCTCCAGGTACGGGAGTTATTGCTGGTGGTGCAATGCGTGCGGTACTTGAAGCTGCCGGTGTACACAATGTATTAGCCAAATCTAAGGGTTCTTCCAATCCTCATAATGTTGTAAAAGCAACAATCGATGCATTGGTAAAAATGAGAGCTCCGCATGAAATTGCAATGCAGAGAGGAATCAAACTAAACAAAGTATTCAACGGATAA
- the rpsN gene encoding 30S ribosomal protein S14, giving the protein MAKESIKARERKRERLVAKFASKRKALKEAQDWKGLDALPKNSSPVRLHNRCKLTGRPKGYMRKFGINRVTFREMASSGFIPGVTKSSW; this is encoded by the coding sequence ATGGCAAAAGAGTCAATAAAAGCTAGAGAAAGAAAAAGAGAAAGATTAGTTGCGAAATTCGCTTCTAAAAGAAAAGCCCTTAAAGAAGCTCAGGATTGGAAAGGTCTAGATGCCCTCCCAAAAAATTCTTCACCAGTTAGATTACACAATCGTTGTAAACTTACAGGCCGTCCCAAAGGATATATGAGGAAGTTTGGTATTAACAGGGTTACCTTCCGCGAAATGGCCAGCAGCGGTTTTATTCCAGGCGTTACCAAATCTTCTTGGTAA
- the rpsS gene encoding 30S ribosomal protein S19, giving the protein MARSLKKGPYVDFRLENKVDTMNDSGKKSVIKTWSRRSMITPDFIGHTFAVHNGNKFIPVYVTDNMIGHKLGEFSPTRNFRGHVNKKDKGKR; this is encoded by the coding sequence ATGGCTCGTTCGCTTAAAAAAGGACCTTATGTAGATTTCAGACTTGAAAATAAGGTTGACACAATGAATGATTCAGGTAAAAAATCAGTAATCAAAACCTGGTCAAGAAGATCAATGATTACACCTGATTTTATTGGGCATACATTTGCCGTTCATAATGGCAACAAGTTTATTCCTGTTTATGTAACCGACAACATGATTGGTCACAAATTAGGGGAATTTTCACCTACCCGTAACTTCAGAGGGCACGTTAATAAAAAAGATAAAGGTAAAAGATAA
- the rplW gene encoding 50S ribosomal protein L23, with amino-acid sequence MSVLKRPKITEKSQALGSKGKYTFVVDINSNKLQIAQAVEKMYGVNVEKVNTITQIGKKKSRMTKTKLSSGKTNTFKKAIVTLKEGEMIDFYAEL; translated from the coding sequence ATGAGCGTTTTAAAAAGACCGAAAATAACTGAAAAATCTCAGGCTCTTGGCTCTAAAGGCAAATACACTTTTGTAGTTGACATCAACTCAAATAAGTTGCAAATAGCACAAGCCGTTGAGAAAATGTATGGAGTTAACGTAGAAAAAGTAAACACCATCACCCAAATTGGTAAAAAGAAATCCAGAATGACAAAAACTAAATTGTCATCAGGTAAAACCAATACCTTCAAAAAGGCGATTGTAACCCTTAAAGAAGGTGAAATGATTGATTTTTACGCAGAATTATAA
- the rplB gene encoding 50S ribosomal protein L2, with the protein MAVRKLNPITAGTRHRIAPDFSDITTNKPEKSLTTSIKKTGGRNNEGHRTARYIGGGHKRRYRIIDFYRDKYDVSAEVMTIEYDPNRTSRIALVKYEDGEKRYILAPQGLRVGQKVISGEKVAPEVGNALLLKNMPLGTIIHNIELTPGKGGQLSRSAGTYAQVLAKDAKYVTLKMPSGEMRMVLGTCIATVGSVSNPDHMNERLGKAGRNRWLGVRPRVRGVVMNPVDHPMGGGEGRSSGGHPRSRNGLIAKGKKTRTKNKYSNRLIISRRTK; encoded by the coding sequence ATGGCAGTTAGAAAATTAAACCCTATTACTGCGGGTACAAGACATCGAATAGCACCGGATTTTTCGGATATTACAACTAATAAACCCGAAAAAAGCCTTACTACGTCTATTAAAAAGACCGGTGGTAGAAACAACGAAGGTCACCGTACAGCCAGGTATATTGGTGGTGGTCACAAAAGAAGATATCGTATCATCGATTTTTACAGAGATAAATATGACGTTTCTGCAGAAGTAATGACAATCGAATATGATCCTAATCGTACATCAAGAATAGCTCTTGTAAAATACGAAGATGGTGAAAAAAGATACATTTTGGCTCCTCAGGGATTAAGAGTCGGTCAAAAAGTTATTTCAGGAGAAAAAGTTGCACCCGAAGTTGGTAACGCATTGTTGTTGAAAAATATGCCTTTGGGTACTATCATTCACAACATCGAGTTAACTCCTGGTAAAGGTGGTCAGCTTTCAAGAAGTGCTGGTACTTATGCTCAGGTTTTGGCAAAAGATGCAAAATATGTTACTCTTAAGATGCCATCGGGAGAAATGAGAATGGTACTTGGAACTTGTATTGCAACTGTTGGCTCGGTTTCTAATCCAGATCATATGAATGAAAGATTAGGAAAAGCCGGTCGTAACAGGTGGTTGGGCGTACGTCCAAGGGTAAGAGGTGTTGTTATGAACCCTGTGGATCACCCAATGGGTGGTGGTGAAGGTCGTTCCTCTGGTGGACACCCTCGTTCAAGAAATGGTCTGATTGCAAAAGGTAAAAAGACCAGAACCAAGAACAAATACTCTAATAGATTAATCATTTCTCGTAGAACTAAATAA
- the rplF gene encoding 50S ribosomal protein L6 gives MSRIGKKPISIPAGVSVEVNSDNLVTVKGPKGVLTQGMDPDMGLTIEDGVLTVTRPSEQKRHKALHGLYRSLISNLVVGVSEGYKKELELVGVGYKATNNGNVIDMSLGYSHNIYLIVPKELKVETKMEKGKNPIIILEGIDKQLIGLVAAKIKSLRKSEPYKGKGIKFVGEVIRRKAGKTAGKK, from the coding sequence ATGTCAAGAATAGGTAAAAAACCAATTTCAATTCCCGCTGGAGTTTCTGTCGAAGTTAACTCCGACAACCTTGTGACTGTAAAAGGTCCTAAAGGTGTTCTTACGCAGGGAATGGATCCCGATATGGGACTCACAATTGAAGACGGAGTGCTAACTGTTACTCGTCCTTCAGAACAAAAACGTCACAAAGCACTTCACGGTCTTTACAGATCACTTATCAGCAACCTTGTAGTAGGAGTAAGCGAAGGTTATAAAAAAGAACTTGAGCTTGTTGGTGTGGGTTATAAAGCAACCAATAATGGTAATGTGATTGATATGTCATTGGGTTATTCTCACAACATCTACCTGATAGTTCCTAAAGAATTGAAAGTAGAAACCAAAATGGAAAAAGGTAAAAATCCAATTATTATTTTGGAAGGAATTGATAAGCAATTAATAGGCTTGGTTGCTGCCAAAATTAAATCTCTACGTAAATCTGAGCCATATAAAGGTAAAGGTATTAAGTTTGTAGGTGAAGTAATAAGAAGAAAAGCTGGTAAAACTGCCGGTAAAAAATAA
- the rplO gene encoding 50S ribosomal protein L15: MKLELLQPSEGSVRNNTRLGRGQGSGGGRTAKRGHKGAKSRSGYSQKRGFEGGQMPLQRRLPKFGFNNINRVEYKAINLDTIQSLVENTGINKIDLAFLKEHGLVSKFDLVKILGRGEMNTAVAIKVHAFSKSAIDSIEKAGGKAILLSDETSLDDVQVAAVSGKSVKVAKKEVVAEVTSEEATEVEAPKAKATKKVKAGDELEKIEGIGPKIADLFRNAGIDTFQKLADTNVDTMKEILSNGGSNFASHDPSTWAEQSLLAATGKWDELKELQDKLNGGRPE, encoded by the coding sequence ATGAAATTAGAATTATTACAGCCATCAGAAGGCTCAGTTAGAAATAATACCAGATTAGGCAGAGGCCAGGGTTCTGGTGGCGGTCGTACTGCCAAAAGAGGTCATAAAGGTGCTAAATCTCGTTCTGGTTACAGCCAGAAAAGAGGTTTTGAAGGTGGTCAAATGCCACTTCAAAGGAGGTTGCCTAAATTTGGTTTTAATAACATCAACCGCGTTGAGTATAAAGCAATAAATCTTGATACTATTCAATCATTGGTTGAAAATACAGGAATCAACAAAATTGATCTTGCATTTTTGAAAGAACACGGATTAGTATCTAAATTTGATTTGGTAAAAATTCTTGGTAGAGGTGAAATGAACACCGCAGTAGCAATAAAAGTACACGCTTTTTCAAAATCTGCGATTGACAGTATCGAGAAAGCAGGTGGTAAAGCAATTTTATTGAGTGATGAAACTTCGCTTGATGATGTTCAGGTTGCGGCTGTATCAGGGAAGTCAGTTAAAGTTGCAAAAAAAGAGGTTGTTGCTGAGGTTACTTCAGAAGAAGCGACCGAAGTTGAAGCTCCAAAAGCCAAAGCTACAAAAAAGGTTAAAGCAGGTGATGAGCTTGAAAAAATTGAAGGAATTGGACCAAAAATAGCTGATTTATTCAGAAATGCTGGAATTGATACTTTTCAAAAGTTAGCTGACACAAATGTTGATACCATGAAAGAGATACTTTCTAATGGCGGTAGCAATTTTGCATCACATGATCCTTCAACCTGGGCTGAGCAGTCATTGCTTGCGGCTACTGGAAAGTGGGACGAATTAAAAGAATTGCAGGATAAATTAAATGGAGGCCGTCCTGAATAA
- the rplX gene encoding 50S ribosomal protein L24 has protein sequence MERKFNKQPKLHVKSGDTVEVIAGNSKGKRGKIVEVLVKKSRVKIEGVGLIKKHIKPSAQNPQGEIREEEGTIHISNVMVVDPSTGKPTRTGRKENEAGKLQRYSKASGKFI, from the coding sequence ATGGAAAGGAAATTTAATAAACAACCAAAACTCCATGTTAAAAGCGGTGATACTGTCGAAGTAATCGCAGGTAATAGCAAAGGTAAAAGAGGTAAAATCGTTGAGGTTTTGGTTAAAAAAAGCCGCGTGAAAATTGAAGGCGTTGGTTTGATCAAAAAACACATCAAACCTAGTGCTCAAAATCCACAAGGTGAGATTCGTGAAGAAGAAGGTACGATTCATATCAGTAATGTTATGGTTGTTGATCCTTCTACAGGAAAACCTACCAGAACTGGTAGAAAAGAAAATGAGGCAGGAAAGCTTCAACGCTATTCTAAAGCATCAGGTAAATTTATTTAA
- a CDS encoding 50S ribosomal protein L18, which yields MSSLKSERRQKIKWRVRKKVNGTSLKPRLTVFRSNSGIYAQLIDDIAGTTLASASSQELGLKSLNVENSKQVGLTIAKKAIENGVNTCVFDRNGYLYHGNVKALADGAREAGLNF from the coding sequence ATGTCTAGTCTAAAGTCTGAAAGAAGACAGAAAATTAAGTGGAGAGTTAGAAAGAAAGTTAATGGTACCTCATTGAAACCTAGATTAACTGTATTTCGTAGCAATTCTGGTATATATGCTCAATTAATTGATGATATAGCTGGTACTACTTTGGCTTCAGCTTCTTCACAAGAACTTGGTCTTAAATCATTGAATGTTGAAAATTCTAAGCAAGTAGGTTTGACTATAGCTAAAAAGGCTATTGAAAACGGCGTAAACACTTGTGTATTTGACAGAAATGGTTATTTGTATCATGGAAATGTGAAAGCCTTGGCAGATGGTGCTAGAGAAGCTGGACTAAACTTTTAA
- the rpmD gene encoding 50S ribosomal protein L30 codes for MAKLKVTQTRSLIKRPKSQKLTMQALGLNRIGKSVEVETNPAIDGMIRKVSHLITIENI; via the coding sequence ATGGCTAAATTGAAAGTTACTCAGACCAGAAGTCTTATTAAAAGACCAAAATCACAGAAATTAACAATGCAGGCCCTTGGCTTAAATCGCATTGGTAAGTCTGTTGAAGTTGAAACTAATCCTGCAATTGATGGCATGATTAGAAAGGTTAGTCACCTTATCACTATTGAAAATATTTAA
- the rplN gene encoding 50S ribosomal protein L14: protein MLQQESRANVADNSGAKEVLVIRVLGGTKKRYASVGDKVVVTVKQALSSSNMKKGTVSKAVVVRTRKEVRRKDGSYIRFEENAVVLLNNQNEPRGTRIFGPVARELREKQFMKIVSLAPEVL, encoded by the coding sequence ATGTTACAGCAAGAATCAAGAGCCAATGTAGCTGACAATAGCGGGGCTAAGGAAGTATTGGTAATTAGAGTTTTAGGTGGTACTAAAAAAAGATATGCTTCTGTTGGTGACAAAGTAGTTGTTACTGTTAAACAGGCGTTGTCTTCTTCAAACATGAAGAAAGGTACTGTTTCTAAAGCCGTAGTGGTTAGAACTCGTAAAGAAGTAAGAAGAAAAGATGGTTCTTACATCAGATTCGAGGAAAACGCCGTGGTTTTACTAAATAACCAAAACGAACCAAGAGGAACCAGGATATTTGGACCAGTAGCCAGAGAATTGAGAGAAAAACAGTTTATGAAAATTGTTTCTCTAGCTCCGGAGGTACTTTAA
- the rplP gene encoding 50S ribosomal protein L16, translating to MLQPKRTRFRKQQKGRIKGIASRGHQIAFGSFAIKSLEPGRITARQIEAARIGVTRAMKREGQVWIRIFPDNPITKKPLEVRMGKGKGAPEYWVANIYPGTILFEATGVSLELAKEALRLAAQKLPVKTKFVVRRDYEA from the coding sequence ATGTTACAACCTAAAAGAACTAGATTTCGTAAGCAGCAAAAAGGTAGAATCAAAGGTATTGCCTCAAGAGGGCACCAAATAGCTTTCGGATCATTCGCCATAAAAAGTCTTGAACCTGGTCGTATCACCGCAAGACAGATAGAGGCAGCCCGTATCGGGGTTACCCGTGCAATGAAACGTGAAGGTCAGGTATGGATAAGAATATTTCCTGATAATCCCATTACCAAGAAACCTTTAGAGGTTAGGATGGGTAAAGGAAAAGGAGCCCCGGAATACTGGGTAGCAAATATTTATCCTGGAACTATTTTATTCGAGGCTACCGGAGTATCATTGGAGCTTGCTAAAGAAGCTTTAAGATTAGCCGCTCAAAAACTTCCGGTTAAAACAAAATTCGTTGTTCGTAGAGATTACGAAGCATAG
- the rplE gene encoding 50S ribosomal protein L5 — MARLRDQYQNEIVKALMDKYQYKSVMQVPKLLKIVVNRGVGAATADKKLVDNSVEELSTITGQRAVPTVSKKAVSNFKLREGMPIGAKVTLRSNIMYEFMDRLTSVALPRVRDFQGISEKGFDGRGNYTFGVTEQIIFPEISIDKISKIQGMDITFVTSANTDAESYELLKALGMPFANKNK; from the coding sequence ATGGCAAGACTTAGAGATCAATATCAAAACGAAATAGTGAAAGCACTGATGGATAAATATCAGTACAAATCTGTTATGCAGGTGCCTAAACTATTGAAAATAGTCGTTAACAGAGGTGTCGGTGCAGCTACTGCCGATAAAAAACTTGTTGACAACAGTGTCGAAGAACTTTCTACTATCACAGGTCAAAGAGCGGTTCCAACCGTTTCAAAGAAGGCCGTATCTAATTTTAAACTTAGAGAAGGAATGCCTATCGGGGCTAAAGTTACTCTTAGATCCAATATCATGTACGAATTTATGGATCGTTTGACTTCCGTAGCTCTTCCACGTGTAAGAGACTTTCAAGGTATCAGCGAAAAAGGTTTCGACGGTAGAGGAAATTATACTTTTGGTGTAACAGAGCAAATTATCTTCCCTGAGATTTCAATCGACAAAATCAGTAAAATTCAAGGTATGGACATCACATTTGTTACTTCGGCCAATACTGATGCTGAAAGTTACGAATTGCTTAAAGCTTTAGGGATGCCATTTGCTAATAAAAATAAATAA
- the rpsH gene encoding 30S ribosomal protein S8 — protein sequence MITTDPIADFLTRIRNAIKARHRVVEIPASNLKKELTVLLYDKGYIASYKFEDDGVQGSIKIALKYNPLTKKSAIVNLSRVSKPGLRKYVKADELPRVLNGLGIAIISTSKGIVTDKEARTLNVGGEVLCYVY from the coding sequence ATGATTACAACGGATCCAATAGCAGATTTTCTTACCAGAATTAGAAATGCTATTAAAGCTAGGCATAGAGTCGTAGAGATTCCTGCCTCAAACCTTAAAAAAGAACTAACAGTTCTTCTTTATGACAAAGGATATATCGCCAGTTATAAATTTGAAGATGATGGTGTTCAGGGCAGTATTAAAATCGCCTTGAAATACAATCCGCTTACAAAAAAATCGGCTATTGTTAACTTGTCAAGAGTTTCTAAACCAGGGCTTCGTAAATACGTGAAAGCCGACGAATTACCACGTGTACTCAATGGTTTAGGTATTGCAATTATCTCTACTTCAAAAGGCATTGTAACCGATAAAGAAGCAAGAACACTTAATGTGGGTGGAGAAGTGTTGTGTTACGTATATTAA
- the rpsC gene encoding 30S ribosomal protein S3 produces MGQKVNPVGLRLGYIRGWESNWYGGKNFADKLVEDDKIRKYINARIPKGSVSRVVIERTLKRITLTIHTARPGVVIGKAGSEVDKLREELKKLTQKDVQINIFEIKRPEIDAKLVGETIAQQLRARISYRRAMKQAIQSAIRVGAQGIKIKLSGRLGGAEMARTEMYKEGRIPLHTLRADIDYAVSEALTVYGLIGIKVWIFKGEVFGKRDLTSVSALATESADSKKSSQGGAPHHQGGKGRRDEDGDKGRRRKNGGKPNGQRRN; encoded by the coding sequence ATGGGACAAAAGGTAAATCCTGTAGGTTTGAGGTTAGGATACATCAGAGGTTGGGAATCTAACTGGTACGGTGGAAAAAATTTCGCCGACAAACTGGTTGAAGATGACAAAATCAGAAAATATATCAACGCCCGTATTCCAAAGGGATCAGTTTCCAGGGTAGTGATCGAAAGAACCCTTAAAAGAATTACCCTGACTATTCACACTGCCAGACCTGGTGTTGTGATTGGAAAAGCCGGTAGTGAGGTTGATAAATTAAGAGAAGAGCTTAAAAAACTTACTCAAAAAGATGTTCAAATCAACATCTTTGAGATAAAAAGACCTGAAATTGATGCCAAATTAGTGGGTGAAACTATCGCTCAGCAACTAAGAGCTCGTATTTCTTACAGAAGAGCGATGAAGCAAGCAATTCAATCTGCTATCAGAGTGGGAGCTCAGGGTATTAAAATCAAGCTTTCTGGTAGATTAGGCGGTGCCGAGATGGCACGTACTGAAATGTACAAAGAAGGTAGAATTCCTCTTCATACACTTAGAGCAGACATTGATTATGCAGTATCGGAAGCTTTAACTGTTTATGGTTTAATTGGAATCAAAGTTTGGATATTTAAAGGTGAAGTTTTCGGTAAAAGAGACTTAACTTCTGTGTCAGCTTTGGCAACAGAATCAGCAGACAGCAAAAAATCTTCTCAAGGTGGTGCTCCACATCATCAGGGTGGTAAAGGCCGCAGAGACGAAGATGGCGACAAAGGTAGAAGAAGAAAAAACGGCGGTAAGCCAAATGGACAAAGAAGGAATTAA
- the rpmC gene encoding 50S ribosomal protein L29 → MKKNDLSGFTVDQLKQQISEEKDRLVKLKFAHAITPIENPKRITETRKNIARLFTEVSGRK, encoded by the coding sequence ATGAAAAAAAATGATTTAAGTGGTTTTACTGTGGATCAGCTAAAGCAACAAATCTCCGAAGAAAAAGACAGATTGGTGAAACTTAAATTTGCTCACGCGATTACACCTATCGAAAATCCTAAGAGGATTACTGAGACACGTAAAAATATCGCCAGACTTTTTACTGAAGTTTCCGGTAGAAAGTAA
- the rplC gene encoding 50S ribosomal protein L3, with translation MSGIIGKKIGMTTIFNNGEAVPCTVIEAGPCVVTQVRTEDNDGYRAVQLGFGEKKEKRTTKALLGHFKKANTTPKRKLVEFKEFEKTFNLGETIRVEDGFEEGEFVDVSGNTKGKGFQGVVKRHGFSGVGQTTHGQHNRARHPGSIGACSYPARVFKGLKMGGRMGNTHVTIQNLKVLKMFPDKNLIIVSGSVPGPKNSIITLHK, from the coding sequence GGTGCCATGCACAGTTATTGAAGCAGGCCCTTGTGTTGTAACTCAAGTAAGAACCGAAGACAACGACGGTTATCGTGCAGTTCAACTGGGATTTGGAGAGAAAAAAGAAAAAAGAACCACAAAAGCTCTTCTTGGACACTTCAAAAAGGCCAATACTACCCCTAAAAGAAAATTAGTTGAATTTAAAGAATTCGAAAAAACTTTCAACCTTGGTGAAACTATTCGTGTAGAAGACGGTTTTGAAGAGGGTGAGTTTGTAGATGTAAGTGGTAACACAAAAGGTAAAGGTTTTCAGGGTGTAGTTAAAAGACACGGATTTAGTGGTGTAGGTCAAACTACTCATGGTCAGCACAACAGGGCAAGGCATCCGGGTTCGATAGGTGCATGTTCTTATCCTGCACGTGTTTTTAAAGGATTGAAAATGGGTGGGAGAATGGGTAACACACACGTTACTATTCAAAACCTAAAAGTATTGAAAATGTTCCCGGATAAAAATTTGATCATTGTATCAGGTTCAGTACCAGGTCCAAAAAATTCAATAATCACATTGCATAAGTAA
- the rplV gene encoding 50S ribosomal protein L22, giving the protein MEAVAKLKDFPTSPRKARLVADLIRGKKVNYALGVLSHQPQQAAPILKKVLMSAVANWQNKNEDAKIEEADLYVKTVMIDGGRTLKRLRPAPQGRAYRVRKRSQHITIVVDSQENN; this is encoded by the coding sequence ATGGAAGCAGTAGCAAAATTAAAAGATTTTCCAACCTCGCCGCGTAAAGCAAGGCTTGTGGCTGATTTGATAAGAGGTAAGAAAGTAAATTACGCCTTGGGTGTTCTTTCTCATCAACCTCAACAGGCCGCCCCAATACTTAAAAAAGTGTTGATGTCGGCTGTAGCAAACTGGCAGAATAAAAACGAAGATGCCAAAATTGAAGAGGCTGATTTGTATGTAAAGACTGTAATGATTGACGGTGGCAGGACTCTTAAGAGATTACGTCCGGCTCCTCAAGGTAGAGCTTACAGAGTGAGAAAACGCTCTCAGCACATTACCATCGTGGTAGATAGCCAGGAAAATAATTAA
- the rpsQ gene encoding 30S ribosomal protein S17: MERQVRKERIGVVTSNKMQKSGVIQVVRKVKHPKYGKIMLKTKKFMFHDEDNTAGIGDTVKIMETRPLSKNKNWRLVEVIEKAK, translated from the coding sequence ATGGAAAGACAAGTAAGAAAAGAACGTATTGGAGTTGTGACAAGCAACAAAATGCAAAAGTCTGGGGTAATTCAGGTTGTTCGTAAAGTGAAACATCCCAAATATGGTAAAATTATGCTCAAGACTAAAAAATTCATGTTTCATGATGAAGACAATACCGCTGGTATTGGTGACACTGTGAAAATTATGGAGACTCGTCCGTTGAGCAAAAATAAAAATTGGAGATTGGTTGAAGTTATAGAAAAAGCCAAATAA